The genome window TTTGTATCTGTTGCAGTAGACGCGCAACCGGCCAGGAAAGCCGAAATGAATGCCAATGCGAAAGCGCGCTGAACGTATTTCATAGTGTCTCCTCTATGTGTCTTTGATTTGATTTTTAGTACTGCTATATGTTTGAAAGCCAAAGCTGCTCTCGGAAATGAGTATAGGCACAGCCCTTGCGAAAAAGGTAAGCCGGGTTGACTTTTTTTTGAGCGGAATTGACTTTGGACAAGCCATCCGCAATGCTTTATGTCGTTTGCCAGCAACAGCGCGTGACAAGCCCCACCCTTTCAACTCCCGCGCAGGTGCTTCCGCCCATATTGCAGCGCAACAAAGTGCCGCCTCAGTCTATAAAACCAGTGCTTTGCAAACCCGTCAGTATCATATCGATCGCAATTGTCCCGATCAGCAATGCCGACATACGCCCGACCAGGTCGATATAGCGATCCGTCATCGCGGCATGCCGCTCCTTGAGCTTGTCGTGGGCCACCTTCATCGCCACCAGTATGCTGACGGTCAATATCAGGGTGCCAACGATCACCACCGCCGCACCACCCAAAGGCAGGCGCGTACCTATCACCACCGCGGCACTCACGGTACCGGGGCCTATCATGATAGGCATGGCGATACTGCCAGCCATCGCGGTCGGGTTGTCACGCAGGCTTTCAATCGCGGCTGCACCGGAAAACACATAACGCAAACCAATCAGCAGGAAAACGATACCGCCAAAGATCTGGAAGGAGGCGAAACGGACCTGCAGATAATCGCGGAAGAAGGCTTCGCCGCCCCAGGCGAACAGCACAAAGACGCAGGCACTGATCACGCTACCGCGAATCAGTACCCGCGCAAAGGTCGGCGTCGGCAACCCCCTAATCAGATCGAGCAAATAGATGCTCATCAGGAAGGGGTTGAACAAGGCAAAGAACAGCGCAAAAGAACGCAGGTAAGCTTCTTCCATAAGTCCTTTTTGTTAGTCGGCTACGCTACTCAGCCTATCTGCAGCGCTTCCGGCTTGAGTGCAGCGATGCCCTCACGCGCTGCAACGAATTCGGGACGCGGCGGCAGGCCGCCTTTCGGTGCGTCCAGCTGGTTGGCAATACTGTTATAGACAAAGAAGACATTGCTGCGCGGATAAGGCGTGATATTGCCATTCGAGCCGTGCATGGTATTGCAGTCGAAAAAGACCACTGAACCCGCCTTGCCCGCACATGACGTGATACCGCCCATATCAGCCAGGTAGCGCAACAGGATGGGATCCGGCACACCGACTTCCTGCTTCTTCAGCGACTTCTTGTAGTTTTCATCCGGCGTCTCACCCATGCAGGAAACATAGTGATGATGCGAACCCGGGATCAGCATCAGGGGACCGTTGCATTCACTGTTATCCGTCAACAGGATGGAACAGCTCAAGGCACGCATCGCCGGCATGCCGTCTTCGCTATGCCAGGTTTCAAAATCCGAATGCCAGTAAAACTCTTTACCGGTAAAGCCGGGCTTGTAATTGATGCGCGACTGGTGGATATACACTTCGCTGCCCAGGATCTCACGTGCCACATTCAGCACACGCGGATCGCGTACCAGGTTGGCGAAGATATCGTTCAGGCGATGCACATTGAAGATGGAACGCACTTCACCACTGCCGGGCTCCGCAATCACTTCCTTGCGGTCAGCGTGCGTGAAATCTTCACGCATGGTTTGCATCGCATCGAACAGATAGGACACTTCTTCCCGGCTGAACAATTCCGGCATCAGCAGGAAACCATTTTTTTCATACGATGCACGCTGCGCGGCATCCAGCGATGCCTTGCGCTTGCTGTCATGTTCATAAACCACCGGGTCCTGGCGCGCCAGGATGCCGGCATTGTTTTGCGTACGTGTCGGGTAAGCATCTTGCGATAGCATGATCATCTTCTCCTCAACTTTCTGCCGTGGCTTTTTCAGCTTCGGCGGTGGCAACATCGCCGACCGGCTCGGGTACCAATTGGTAGACACCGTTTTCATCATGTGTCTCCGTGCCTGCCAGCGGCGGATTGAAAGTGCAGATCAGATGCAAATCTGTTTCTGCACGCAACCAATGTTCGTCGTGTTTGTTCAGCGCATACAAAGTACCCGGCTCGATGCGGAAGGTTTCCCCGGAAGGAATCAGTTCAACCGAACCGACACCTTCCACGCAGTACACGCCTTCCAGGTGGTGCTGGTACCAGATATGTGTTTGCGTCCCGGCGTAGATCACCGTGTGATGCATCGAAAAACCCATGCCATCCTCGCGCAACAAGAGACGACGGCTGGCCCAAGTCTTGGCTTTCACATCGCGGCTGGTATCGAGTATGTCTTTCAGTCTGCGTACGATCATGCGGTCACCTCTTTATTCGATTCGACGTTGTCTTTGACTTTTTCATCGACCGCTTCCGCCACCGCATGTTCGAGGATATCGAGACCGGCCAGCAGGGTTTCCTGCTCAATC of Janthinobacterium sp. Marseille contains these proteins:
- a CDS encoding MarC family protein, whose amino-acid sequence is MEEAYLRSFALFFALFNPFLMSIYLLDLIRGLPTPTFARVLIRGSVISACVFVLFAWGGEAFFRDYLQVRFASFQIFGGIVFLLIGLRYVFSGAAAIESLRDNPTAMAGSIAMPIMIGPGTVSAAVVIGTRLPLGGAAVVIVGTLILTVSILVAMKVAHDKLKERHAAMTDRYIDLVGRMSALLIGTIAIDMILTGLQSTGFID
- the thpD gene encoding ectoine hydroxylase, with protein sequence MIMLSQDAYPTRTQNNAGILARQDPVVYEHDSKRKASLDAAQRASYEKNGFLLMPELFSREEVSYLFDAMQTMREDFTHADRKEVIAEPGSGEVRSIFNVHRLNDIFANLVRDPRVLNVAREILGSEVYIHQSRINYKPGFTGKEFYWHSDFETWHSEDGMPAMRALSCSILLTDNSECNGPLMLIPGSHHHYVSCMGETPDENYKKSLKKQEVGVPDPILLRYLADMGGITSCAGKAGSVVFFDCNTMHGSNGNITPYPRSNVFFVYNSIANQLDAPKGGLPPRPEFVAAREGIAALKPEALQIG
- a CDS encoding ectoine synthase → MIVRRLKDILDTSRDVKAKTWASRRLLLREDGMGFSMHHTVIYAGTQTHIWYQHHLEGVYCVEGVGSVELIPSGETFRIEPGTLYALNKHDEHWLRAETDLHLICTFNPPLAGTETHDENGVYQLVPEPVGDVATAEAEKATAES